One Festucalex cinctus isolate MCC-2025b chromosome 3, RoL_Fcin_1.0, whole genome shotgun sequence DNA window includes the following coding sequences:
- the phlda2 gene encoding pleckstrin homology-like domain family A member 2 yields the protein MKMSAAEISQVLKEGELEKRSDNLLQFWKRKTCVLTPDSLNMYADTQKRTRGKELKLQSIKKVDCVERTGKFVYFTIVTTDDKEIDFRCPGEDNCWNAVITMALIDYQNRKAIQDFKTRQDNESASPGQQERRMARAP from the coding sequence atgaaaatgtccgCGGCCGAGATCTCCCAGGTGCTCAAAGAGGGCGAGCTGGAGAAGAGAAGCGACAACCTTCTCCAATTCTGGAAGAGGAAGACGTGCGTCCTGACCCCCGACAGCCTCAACATGTACGCCGACACGCAAAAGCGCACCCGGGGCAAAGAGCTCAAATTGCAGAGCATCAAGAAGGTGGACTGCGTGGAGCGCACCGGCAAGTTCGTCTACTTCACCATCGTCACCACGGACGACAAGGAGATCGACTTCCGCTGCCCCGGCGAGGACAACTGCTGGAATGCGGTCATCACCATGGCCCTCATCGACTACCAGAACCGCAAGGCCATCCAGGACTTTAAGACGCGGCAGGACAACGAGAGCGCGTCTCCGGGCCAGCAGGAACGGCGCATGGCGAGGGCTCCCTGA